The Lampris incognitus isolate fLamInc1 chromosome 7, fLamInc1.hap2, whole genome shotgun sequence genome window below encodes:
- the cbln20 gene encoding cerebellin 20, with the protein MRAIVLLCLLGAALALDSRYTWEGPGGTADPRDRDTNTENVCLTDKMSCGCCLMQQQMHRMEMFFNMSLNELMNSLDKTQNVLNNVRASRSAFSVALTDKRWCLGPFRDETDVVFKHVFINLGDNYNKDTGVFTVPRSGVYSLALTIYSDSGSPGNSLDACASIMVNNKLVVGPRDRNQQDQEDSATTVVALQLQAGDRVHVILPTGCFLCDSNSHFNTFTGFLLYSTD; encoded by the exons ATGAGAG CCATTGTTTTGCTGTGTTTGCTGGGGGCAGCTTTGGCCCTGGACAGCCGTTACACATGGGAGGGACCCGGGGGCACGGCTGACCCCCGTGACAGAGACACCAACACAGAAAACG tgTGCCTGACGGACAAGATGTCATGCGGTTGCTGTCTGATGCAGCAGCAGATGCACAGAATGGAGATGTTCTTCAACATGAGCCTCAATGAGTTGATGAACAGTTTGGATAAAACACAGAATGTCCTCAACAATGTCAGAG CCAGCCGCAGTGCCTTCTCTGTGGCTCTGACCGACAAGCGCTGGTGCCTGGGCCCCTTCCGTGACGAAACCGACGTAGTCTTCAAGCATGTGTTCATCAACCTCGGGGACAACTACAACAAAGACACCGGCGTCTTCACCGTTCCCCGCTCAGGTGTCTACAGCCTCGCACTAACTATCTACAGTGACTCTGGCTCTCCCGGTAACAGCCTTGACGCGTGTGCCAGTATCATGGTCAACAACAAGCTGGTGGTCGGGCCCCGCGACAGAAACCAGCAGGACCAGGAGGACAGTGCCACCACTGTTGTGGCCCTCCAGCTGCAGGCTGGGGACCGAGTGCACGTCATCCTGCCGACAGGTTGCTTCTTGTGTGACAGCAACAGCCACTTCAACACCTTCACCGGCTTCCTGCTCTACTCCACTGATTAA